In Arvicanthis niloticus isolate mArvNil1 chromosome 11, mArvNil1.pat.X, whole genome shotgun sequence, the genomic window tttcttctttcctccccctttGGCTTGCTAGCATCTCAGATCAAGAACTGCCTGCCCTGGGTGTCTGACGCTCACCGCAGTCCCTGACATAATAAAAGAGATTTGAGCTGGGCGTGGTGCctcacacctgtagtcccaactcagctggaggctgaggcaggaggatctgctGTTACAAAGACTCTGGTtcagcaagcaggcaaagaacagtGGGTAAGAGCTTGCCTGGCCTCAGTCCAACAGCTGGTCAGCCTGAAGGGCTGAAGCGACCCAACTTCCGGTTTTAAAAAAACCATTGGGTGCGAGTCATATCCGCCTTCGTTTGTCACCGTGAACTAAGCTAGAGGGCAGCGGTGTTATCGGCAGGTGGCTTTCCTTCCTCCCCAGGTTTAGTGTTCTCCAGCAGGCTCTGTAGACACCCACCCCACGGCTTTCCTGAGAGCCCTTCTCAGGAGCAGACCTGGCAGTTCCAAGAGCCTGTCCAACATCTGTCTTTCCTGTATCATGGACTTTTCAGGCTCGCTCATAGCTCAATGCAGAGCTTCTCAATTGTGTGTGCTGCTTTTTTACGTGGATAGCAGAGTCGGACAGCAGGGGCGGAAGACCTGTACTGGTACACGCACATCCCCCTTCCGGAATGATTTCTAAGGTGGTGTACACTATGTTGGGTTGTTTCAAACCCACCCCAGTCTCCCAGCAGTCAGTGGGAGGGCTCCTTGGAATCACTTGGGTCTGGGCCCACAACCACCCATGATAGGTCCCTTCTCCTGCTGTCACCTGTGGTGGCTAGTTCTATTTTGCTCTTACTTGCAAATTTTACTTCTAAATCCTGGATTTACAAAAATACTGTCCTAAGGATAAGCAAGTAAACACTGTTCATTCTGAGCGCTGCAGAAGCACAGTAACCCAGCGCCCCTACTGACCTGAGGGCGAGGAAAGTTCTGAATGACCGCCTACCTCTCCAAGCTTCCCAACACGTTTCAAACACCAACCTTCAGAGTCCTAGCTCTAGGCTTTCagagcagtttttaaaaatgaatgtggcTTACCCCAAAGAGAAGTCCAACATTCCAGCTGATCAAAAGTActtgtttagaaaaataagttTGAGAATGAAGTGGAAACAAGATCTTTGAAATGAAGCCGGGCCTAAATAGCTCCTCGGTGGAGCCAGTTTCCTCCCCACTGCATTCTTTATGGCCAGGAGGCCACGGAGCTGCAGGGGCTTCACCCAGCCCCAGGCCTTCTTGGCCTCCGGCTCCTTCCACCCCGCAAGGCCCAGCATCTGGGACAACTTTGAAACTGGCTGCAGCAAGTAACCACCCCACCCGACccacgcaaaaaaaaaaaaaaaaaaaaaaaaaaaaaaaaaaaaaaaagccgctCCAGTGAACACCAACTCCATCTTCCTTAACTGGAAACAGCTGCCCAGCTTGGCGCATCCATCAGACaggccccctccccccagctgtGAGTCACAGCAGACCCTGGCCAAGGGGCAAACCGAGGGGAGCGGCAAGGATTGGTTGATAGAGCCCAGCTGTTGTCGATAAGAAAGCAAACTCTTGCTGGGTCTCTTGCCTACTTTGGAAAAGGTGTCTTAACTGTGTGAATGGGGGTAGGGGAGAAAAATCTGTCATATGAGTTTAAAAGACTGTCTTAAAACGGGCAGGGTAAAAACCAACCACCAACAAACCCAGAAGCACAAATGACTGTTTCTTAAGCCCTGGGAAGCAGGCAAACCGAGGCAGCCTTGTTTGCCTTTGGTAGAAGCCTGGATGAATTTGCTTTTCTGGCCTCCTCTTCCTTTTGCATAAATAGCCTGAATGTGCTCATTCCCAGAGGAAGTTGTCTGTGTAAACAAACATCACCCAGATAGAAGTTTAACCGGCTtaatcttccttcctccctctctgaaGGACATAACCCGGCTTTCCAAAGTCCAAGCAAAACCCTAGCCCAGCTCCCAATGCCTGGCCCAGACCTCCCGGTCCAGACTCCAGGCCCTGGTCAGGCGTACTGGAGAAAAATCGGACCTTCAGCAGCCACGTGATCCACTGGGTGACTCACAGGCCGGCCACACCCCTTGCGGTCTCCCGCCAGTCAGCCAACATTGGGATGCATCTTATTACCAAAGGGAACAGCTAACAAATGCCCTTGACAGCCAAATAATTACTTTCTTTCAGCTGAAAGGACTTGCTATAAAACAAATGCAGGTACAAGTGGATGCAGGCTCTTTTGAGACCTGCCAGCTCCACACCTCCTCGACACACCCCTTCCCAGACTTGCTGAGGCCTCGGGAAGCCGGGAgacctggtttaaaaaaaaaaaaaaaagagagagagagggaaaaaaaaaaaactactcaagagcttttttccaaaatattttattggggGAGAGCTACAAAACATTTACAGTACAATGTTTACAGTCACAATTTGTAGTGAACTGATTCCCCAAAATATATTACAACTCAAGTTGACTTATCTTGTTACATTCAAAAACCTACTTCTGTCAAAGTAGTCCAGAGTGCACACACGGTGCTCCAACTGTACCTACAAACTAAGCGGCCGCTCATTCATCTGccatccaggaaagccagagacaTTCCTGCCTCTTACACCGAGAAACAATAGTACAAGTTTTGGACTGTCGTTTAAACAAGGCATAGCCATGTACCACCACCATTTCAGGGCTAAGACGTGGCCTCTTCACTTCATagctatagtaaaaaaaaaaaagtggtaaaaatcttttccttttgtgCAGGTGAACCCATCCGGACATTCAAATTCTCAAGCACTAATGAAATACTTATTTGGTTGAGGAAGATTTAAGGCAAGTTCGGGCCCTGTGAAGGCACTGAGACCACTCCCATTTATTGCTACATGTCTTTAGACTCCATGTCACAGTAGAGCTGGTGGAGCCAGGAAACCTCCTTTCCTTGCTGGTTTATAAAGCTGGAGCTAGAGAAGCATGCCACACGTGAGCCTGACTTCAGTCTGTGgtcattctttttctcctttaagttggaTGGGCTACACCGTTCTACATTCTAAGAAAACCTCAAAATGTTCCCCAAGCTACTTCCACAGCATCGAGAAAGACAGATTTCTGTAAAGAAACCATGCTATCTTTCGAAATTTACGtaaacaaggaaagaaattaatgaaataaatattacataCAATCTCTTAAATTAAGATTTTTCTTActcatttacaataaaataacCAAGTGAAGTTACAAAAGGCATATATTACTGTGAAAAGAACACACTCCACATTTTGCCGATTAATAATGGCAATTATAatttaacataataaaagaatatatatctaTTGCTTTCATCATACTCGATAAATACAGTATGAACATCCTCAATGTATACTTTTCACAAGataataaataagttaaatagtTTTTCATGTTGAGTTGGGGTGCAGTGGTGCAGATCAACTCACAACAGCTAAAACTGAACTGAGCCCTGCCCGCGGCTCCCAGCGAGCAGAGGAAATGGTTCTAAGCTCAACACCCACGGAGTGGCGGCAAGGAGCCTGTTATCAAACTTTGGAATGCAAgggctcccccaccccagacataCAGAactttgttaaaaaacaaacaaaacaaaaacaacaaggtAAACAACCGCCACAAAGGAGGCTGAGAGCTACGCATCAAGGCATGTTCTTGGCATTTTTTTGAATTCTAGAAGCTTACAATTTAGGGAAGTGGCGGCCGGCTGGAACCGCTTCCTTGGAACCCCTTCCAAGTAAGAGTCCTCACATCTGGACTGTAACTAAGGCTTTGAGTGAAAGAAGAGACGGAATGGTGCTTGGTAGCTGCTGGTGCTGGGctgatctttttttcttcttttaaaactagAGTTTCGAACTCATCTGAGACCTAAACAAGTGTTTGGTTATCTTTTGTTCTTTCCGCATCACAACCGCCCTGTTGTGTGTATTTTGTTCACCCATACGAAAAGTTCGTTGGCTTTTATCTCAACAAGAACAAAACtttgcaataataataataataaaaataataataataataaaacaaaaaaaaaacgaaacGAGAAAACCGAAAGGGAAGGGGCGGGCCCCTCCCGGCAGAGCTGAGTCCAAGTGCTCGGAGGAGCTTGCAGGTCGGCCTGCGGCAGTGTCACCCCCCAACCGGTGCCCCCTGCAGCGCCTCCCAACCCCTCGCGGGCGCCCCCTTGCCTCAGTCGTCGGAGATGGAGAGGCGGCTGAAGATGGGCAGGCGACGGCCGGGGTCCAGGCTGGGGGACTCGGAGCCGCTGAGGCTGCCCGAGCTCAGCGAGCCGCTCAGGTAGCTGTCGCGGTCCGACAGCGAGTCCGGGGGGCTGGGGGGCGCGTCGAACACGGGCGACTCGGACAGACGGCGCGGCAGCTGGAAGCCGAAGGGCGGCGAGGGCGGCGCGGGGGCCGCGGGGGGCTGTGCAGGGGGCGGCGCGGGGCCCGCCAGGCCCTGCTGCTGGCTGCGGTAGTAGGCGGCGGCCGCGGCCGCGAAGCTGTGGGTCTGGATGGCAAGCGGCGTGATGAGGCTGCTCAGCTCCGGGCCGAAGGCGAAGGCGTTGTTGGCGCACGAGGTGGTCGAGCAGGAGGCGCACGGCGTCCCGGGGGTCAGCAGGTCCTCCGCGCCCCCGGGGCCGTAGAGCAgcgcggccgccgccgccgccgccgtggCGCAGCACGTCGGGCCGCCCGAGGGCGTGGAGGCCGCCGAggtggaggagcaggaagaggccGATGAGGAACAGGACGAGGCCGACGAGCAGGAGGGCGGCGGCGGCGTGCGCGACGTGGGGCTGTCGAGCAGCAGCGGCGACTCCAGCCCCCCCGGCGGCTGGTGGTGGCCGGACGGGAAGCcggagaaactgaggctgtgaTGCAGCTTGGGCCGCGGCTCCCGGGCAAAGCCCAGGTGCAGCGCGTCGCGCGCGCCAAACGCTCGCAGGTCCCCGGAGGCGCCCCCCGACGGCGCGGGCCGCCGCTCGTCCGCGTTGTGGATGAAATGGCAGCGCGGGCCGTAGGGGCAGAAGCCGATCGTGTGGAAGGTGCGGCACAGCTCCGTCTTGTACTTGGGGTGCCGAGTGAGGCTGCGCAGCTCGTGGAAGCCGTGCGCGAACTGGCACTTCTCGCCGTACTTGCACGTGCCGCTCTCCTCGAAGGGCCGGCACAGCTCGGTCTTGTAGCGCGTGGAGTTGATCTGGGAGCCGCTGCCccccttctgctgctgctgctgctgctgcaggtgcAGGAGGTGCTGGCTGCGCTCGCCGTTCTCGCTGAACGAGCGGTCCCGGAATTTGCTCTCCTTGTTGACCAGCGCCGTGCCGCTGCCCCCTGAAGGCTCCTTGAGCTGGCCGTAGGAGGACGGGCCGCCCGCGCCTGCGGGGCCACAGCTGCCGCCGTTAGGGGCGCTTGGGAACTTAGGCGAGCAGCTGCCCGGACTGGGAACGGGGTGGGCGAGCGCGTGGAGGTTGCTGGCGGAGTGGCGTCGCAGGAAGCCCGGAGTGAAGCTCGAGCTCGGGGCAGCGGCCACGGGCGTCCCCACCGCCTTCTTGTCCAGCATGTTGTTTAGATTGAGGTTTGCCAGGGATTTCTCCGTCTGCCAAAGGGAGGGGAGCGGGGTCGGGATGAAATACGGATGGGCAAAGAGAGTCGGGGCTAACTGCAGAGTGAACGCCTAGTCCCAACTGCCCACTTGTTGGGGTTTCTTGTGAGTTCCAATTCAGCCACCAGGGCTACACTCGCAGAATGCAGGCCGGAGAAGAGTGGAGGACGCCCACCCCGGCCGCTCCGGGTCTAGCCATGTGATCCTGGGCCCGTGGCCACGGGGTGGGCGGCGCAAGCACGGTCCGGGAAGTCCCGGCAGCGTGGCCGCGGTCCGCTCGGGAGGAGCACGGCTGCTCCAGCCGCTACTCGctccctcccagctctccacGCCCACAGTCGCAAGCACAGCACTGCTAACTCCAGGACTTCCCTCCACCCGCAAAGTCAACTTGGAAGGGTCCCTCCCGCCTCGACCCGGCCCGGCGGCCAAGTCTCGGAACTCCAAAGAATTCCAGGCCGTCCACCATCCTTTCCCGCTGCCGGCTTACCTTGCACAAGAAGTCGATATCGTAGAAGGCTGACAGAAGTGTGGTCGACATTTTTCTGGGTCCTGTAATGGTCGGAACTGCAAGCGGGGAGGTTGGGAGGAGCCCTCGGTGCGGCGCGGCTCGAACCAAGACGAATTAACGGGCGAGGGGCAGGGAGGGACGGAAAGTTTGCTTGCGGGCCGAGGAGGAGGCCGCGGAGTTGGGGGGCAGAGGAGAAGCGAGAGCGCAGCTCGGCGCCTCGGCCTGCCCCCCCGCGCGAGCCGTCGGCAGCTCGCGGACTGGTGGAACTCCGAGACCCGCGAGCGCGCGCCCTATATACAGCCCGAGAGCGGCGCGGCGGCGGGGCAAAGCGCACTCGGGGAGGGGACTGAACGCTGACCGGCCGGGGTCTCCAGGCAACGCCGCCCGCCGGCCCGCGGACGTCAGACCCCTTCTtggcctctcattggtcgccgcCAATTTTTCCCCTTCGGGGGAGGGGCGGAGAGGAGAGGGGCGGGCGTCCGGGGCGTCCCGGGCGTCCGGGGGAGCGCGGCCCCTTTGGGTGCTGCtgggcggtggcggcggcgggaatatctctctctcctccGCCTCTTGGAGTCTAGAGTTGGCAAACACTTTCACGTTCTATCTGACCGGGACCGGGCTACCCGGGACGTGCCTTTCCCCGCCCGATCCAGCTGGGTCGACTGGCCCAGCTTTTATCTCCCACCCTAGTTTTTGCTCGGCGCGCGGGAACTGCAAAACGCAACAATATTGCAATGGTGCGCGTTGCCAAGTTGCTTGGGACTGGGGGCGGGGGTCGCGGTCTGTCCAGTAGGTGGCCGCTCGGGCCGGGCTACACGTGGGGACGCCGCAGGGGTGGGGGCGGGAGCGGCCAGCCTGGAGGAGCAGTGGCGCGTTTCTCCGCCCTTCTCCCCGCCCAGACTCAGTAAACAGGACTTGAGCGCTGCGGCCTGTGGGGCAGGGCTGAGTGTCTGAGGACAAGGCGC contains:
- the Zfp36l2 gene encoding mRNA decay activator protein ZFP36L2, which produces MSTTLLSAFYDIDFLCKTEKSLANLNLNNMLDKKAVGTPVAAAPSSSFTPGFLRRHSASNLHALAHPVPSPGSCSPKFPSAPNGGSCGPAGAGGPSSYGQLKEPSGGSGTALVNKESKFRDRSFSENGERSQHLLHLQQQQQQQKGGSGSQINSTRYKTELCRPFEESGTCKYGEKCQFAHGFHELRSLTRHPKYKTELCRTFHTIGFCPYGPRCHFIHNADERRPAPSGGASGDLRAFGARDALHLGFAREPRPKLHHSLSFSGFPSGHHQPPGGLESPLLLDSPTSRTPPPPSCSSASSCSSSASSCSSTSAASTPSGGPTCCATAAAAAAALLYGPGGAEDLLTPGTPCASCSTTSCANNAFAFGPELSSLITPLAIQTHSFAAAAAAYYRSQQQGLAGPAPPPAQPPAAPAPPSPPFGFQLPRRLSESPVFDAPPSPPDSLSDRDSYLSGSLSSGSLSGSESPSLDPGRRLPIFSRLSISDD